The stretch of DNA ATTAAATATTTATTATAGAAAACTTATGAGTAAATTAACAGCTAAGGAAAAAGAGTTATTAAAAGAATCTCAGAAGAAATGGCTAGAATCTAGAGATAAGACTATTGAATTTAATTCTCTAATGTTAGATAAAAATTATGATCAGGAAGGAACAATGTTTTTGTTAGACAGAGCAAATGTTGCAGATTCAGATATATCTGAAATTATTAAAAATAGAGCTTTATATTTAAAAAATTGGTATGATAAATTAAATAATAGGTAGTGTAAAATGCATAGATAAGTATTTTCTGGATTATTATTGACCATAAATTCCGGAATAATACTTTTCTTCTTTGTCATATTTTTAATATTTTGATACTTTTAACACATTTCCCTTCAAACTATTTACTTTATTAAACAAATCATTTTTTGATAAAACTAAATTATAAAAATCTATAACTTGAGTTTTAGTTAATGATTTATCTTTGTACAAAGAGCTTATATCATCAAATAAAGAAGAATTTATACCTATCCTTGACAATAGTAATTTTTCAACATTGTCTATTTCAATCAAAATCTT from Arcobacter suis CECT 7833 encodes:
- a CDS encoding lysozyme inhibitor LprI family protein translates to MKKIVFTLGMLISLNLFAFENKDIDTFLKLESFETVEKFESYINKYTQECLDNGFGGTGSIPCFVSYELWDKELNIYYRKLMSKLTAKEKELLKESQKKWLESRDKTIEFNSLMLDKNYDQEGTMFLLDRANVADSDISEIIKNRALYLKNWYDKLNNR